The Bacteroidales bacterium genome segment TCAAACAAAAAAGGTGGTCGATCGACCACCTTTTTGCATTTATAAATCAACGGTTAAATTAACCCAGACGTTTTTTCAGGCCATCCAGTTCAGTCGCCAATTCTTTAGGTAAATGACTACCGAAACGGGCAAAGTGTTCATCGATCAGACCTACTTCTTTCTTCCAGTCATCATTGTTTACTTGTAGTACCTTGGCCATTTTGGTTTTATCCATGTCC includes the following:
- a CDS encoding phosphoenolpyruvate carboxykinase domain-containing protein, with translation MDKTKMAKVLQVNNDDWKKEVGLIDEHFARFGSHLPKELATELDGLKKRLG